Proteins encoded by one window of Castor canadensis chromosome 2, mCasCan1.hap1v2, whole genome shotgun sequence:
- the Or8d4 gene encoding olfactory receptor 8D4 — protein sequence MGIRNHSTVAVFLLSGLTEQPELQQPLFCLFLGIYIVTVVGNLGMIAIIRLNSQLHTPMYYFLTSLSLLDFCYSSVITPKMLAWFLCRDKSISYSGCMTQLFFFCIFVISECYMLAAMAYDRYVAICSPLLYNVIMSPQVCLLLVTAVFSVGFIDAIVHGGCILRLSFCGSNIIKHYFCDIVPIIKLSCSNTYIDELLIFVIGGFNMVTTSLTIIISYGFILTSILCIHSKEGKSKAFSTCSSHLTAVLVFYGSLMSVYLTPASSTSPIQDKVTSVFYTTVIPMLNPLIYSLRNKEVKNALMKLLKRKISS from the coding sequence ATGGGCATAAGAAATCATTCCACAGTGGCTGTGTTTCTTCTTTCGGGATTAACTGAACAACCAGAACTTCAGCAGCCCCTCTTCTGCCTCTTCTTAGGGATTTACATAGTTACTGTGGTGGGAAATCTTGGCATGATTGCAATAATTAGGTTGAATTCTCAACTTCATACCCCTATGTACTATTTCCTCACTAGTCTGTCCCTTTTAGATTTCTGCTATTCTTCAGTCATTACCCCCAAAATGCTTGCTTGGTTTTTATGTAGGGATAAGTCTATCTCCTATTCTGGATGCATgactcaactcttttttttttgtatttttgtcatttctgaaTGCTACATGCTGGCGGCcatggcctatgatcgctatgtggccatctgcagcCCACTGCTCTACAATGTCATCATGTCCCCTCAGGTCTGTTTGCTGCTGGTCACTGCTGTCTTCTCAGTAGGCTTCATTGATGCTATAGTTCATGGAGGTTGTATATTAAGGTTGTCTTTCTGTGGATCAAACAtcattaaacattatttctgtgaCATCGTCCCCATTATCAAACTCTCCTGCTCCAACACTTATATTGATGAGCTTTTGATTTTTGTCATTGGAGGATTTAACATGGTAACCACCAGCCTGACAATCATCATTTCATATGGTTTTATCCTCACAAGCATCCTCTGCATCCACTCCAAAGAGGGCAAGTCCAAAGCCTTCAGCACCTGCAGCTCCCATCTGACAGCTGTTCTTGTATTTTATGGGTCTCTCATGTCCGTGTATCTCACACCTGCTTCCAGCACTTCACCCATCCAGGATAAAGTGACCTCGGTGTTTTACACCACTGTGATTCCCATGTTGAACCCCCTGATATATAGCCTGAGGAACAAGGAAGTGAAAAATGCACtgatgaaacttttaaaaagaaaaatatcttcataA